ATCGGTGATCGGCAGGATCACCTTGGTCTTGCCGGCTCCGAACCGAGTGTCCAGCACGTCCTGGAGGAAGATCACATCGGGCTCGCCATTGGCCAGATGCTTGTCCTTCATGCCATGGTCGGCGACGATCACCACGATGGCGCCGAGCGCGTCGAGCGCGCCCAGATAGCGGTCCATCATGGCGTAGAAGTCGTTGGCCCTGGGCGTGCCCGGCGCGTGCTTGTGCTGGATATAGTCGGTGGTCGACAGATACATGAGATCGGGCTTCATCGACTTCAGCAGCTCGACGCCCGCCGCGAACACGAATTCGGAGAGTTCGGCCGAATAGACATCCGGCACCGGCAGCCCGGTGAGCCGGCGCGCGTCCTCGATGCCATTGTCGGCGAGCGTCGCCTTGTCGGCCTTCTCGGAAGAGAAGCAGACGGCGCTGCCGTCGAAAACGAGACCCTTGCCGAGCAGGAGACGCAGCTTGTCCTTGGCCGTGACCACCGCGACCTTGGCGCCGGCCTTCTGGAAAGCCGCGAAGATCGTCGGCGCCCTGAGCCATCTGGGGTCGTTCATCATCACCTCGCGTCCCGTTTCTGGATCGATGAGGTAGTTGCCGCAAATGCCGTGAACGGCGGGCGGGCGCCCGGTGACGATCGACAGGTTGTTGGGATTGGTGAAGCTCGGCATGGCGGAAAGGCCGAGGCGGCTCTCGCCCTTGGCCGTCATCGCATCGAGATGCGGCATGAGGCCTTGCCGGCGCGCGCGCTCCATATAGGCCGCTTCGCTGCCGTCGCAGCAGACAACCACCAGCGGGGTTTCCGGCCAGGCATAGGTCCGGCCGTTGACCGTTACGGATTTTCGATTCTGGATCATGAGGTTGGCTCGTTTTCCGGACTCTATCTCTTAAGATTCTAACGGATGCATGTCGGCGACCTTCATCTCGGCCAGGACGTCGCGGATGGCGGCCAGCGCGCCGCGGATCACCGCCTCGTCGATCTGTCCGATCGTGCCGATGCGGAAGCTCGGCCGCTTGGTGAGCTTGCCTGGATAGATCGCATAGCCGCGCTGGCGCAGAGCCTCGTAGAACGTCTCGAAATGGAAATTGGGATCGCGCGGGGTGAGGAAGGTCTGGATGATCGGGCCGGCCTCGTCGTCGCTGAGCAGCGTCTCGATCCCCATGTCGCGCATGCCCTTCACCAGCAGCTCGGCATTGTGCTTGTAGCGGGCGGACCGGGCCGGGAGACCGCCGGCATGGGCGTATTCCTGCAGGGCCTTCTGGAAGGCGACGAGCGCATGGGTAGGCGGCGTGAAGCGGAACTGGCCGGTGCGCTGAAGCACCGTCCACTGCTCATAGAGATCGAGCACCGTCGAATGGCAGTGGCCTTCACTCTCCTCCAGGACCGTGCGCTTGACCAGCACATAGGCGAAGCCCGGCACGCCCTCGATGCATTTGTTGGAGGACGAGACCATCACGTCGATGTTCCAGCCGGTCATGTCGATGGGAATGGCGCCGAAGGAGGACATGGCATCGACCATGATGGTCAGCGCCCGGCCCTGGACGGCTTTGCAGATCGCCTCGATGGGATTGATGATGCCGGACGTCGTCTCGCAATGGACGAGCCAGAGATGGCTGATGGTGCGGTCGGCATTCAGAGCGGCGACGACGTCCTCAGGGGTAGGCGCCTCGCTGTCGCCCTTGTCAAGTGTCACCACGGGCCGGCCGAGGCGGTTGAGGATCTTGGCGGCTCGCTCGCCATAGGCGCCGTTGCACACGACCAGCGTCTTGTAGCGCTTGGTCGGGCAGAAGCTGCCGAGCGCCGCCTCGATGGCGAAGGTGCCGGAGCCTTGCATGATCACGCACTCATAGTTCGGTCCGCAATGCGCGAGATCGAGCAGGGAGACGCGTATCCCCTTGACGATCTCGCGGAATTCGACGTCGCGCGATCCGTAATCGGCGAGCATCGCGATCTTCACCCCGCGCGAGGTGGTCAGCGGCCCGGGCGTCAGGAGATAGGGCATGTCCTCCTGGCCCTCGGGGCCGTTGAAGGTGGGAATGAACGACGCGGAAAGAGCGGTGGCGGGGGTCATGCGGGGAGAGCCTCGGGTAATTGCCTGTGCGGTCATCTCGCGCCGGCGCTATACATAAGTCAAATCGTAAGAACATATATTGAATATAAGTCTGACTTATGTAAGTTTGCGGACATGCGCTATGCCCAGCTGAAGGCCTTTCACGCGGTTGCAGTGAACGGCGGTTTCTCCAAAGCCGCCGGGAGGCTGGCGCTCACCCAGCCGGCTATCTCCGATCACATCCGTAAGCTTGAGGAAGCCTATGGGGCGGAACTTTTCCTGCGCCGTCGGGGCGGCGTCGAGCTCACCGCTTTCGCGCGCAAGCTTTTCGCGGTGACCGAGCGTATGTTCGAGGCGGAAGCCGAGGCGCTGGAGCTTTTGTCGCGCGCCAAGGGGATTGAAGAGGGGACCCTGAGCATTGGCGCCGACGCGGCCACGCATGTGCTGCCGCTCGTCCGCCGATTCCTGGAGCGCTATCCAAAGATCCAGGTTCGGCTCGTGGCCGGCAATTCGGCCCAGCTCCTCGAGCGGCTCCACCGTTTCGAGATCGACTTCGCCGTCATCGCCGAGATGCCGCCGCAGCCGACCTATCACACGGAGCTGCTGCGCGACGACGAGATCAAAGCCTTCACCGCGGCGACCCATCCTTTCGCCAGGCGAGCCGAGATTTCGCTCGCCGAGTTCGCCCAACAGCCGGTCGTCCTGCGCGAGGTAGGCTCAGCCACCCGCGGCCTGCTCCTCACCGAAATCGCACGGCGCTCGCTTGCGCTTGCCAATGTCATGGAGATCGAAAG
This genomic stretch from Nordella sp. HKS 07 harbors:
- the phnA gene encoding phosphonoacetate hydrolase, with product MIQNRKSVTVNGRTYAWPETPLVVVCCDGSEAAYMERARRQGLMPHLDAMTAKGESRLGLSAMPSFTNPNNLSIVTGRPPAVHGICGNYLIDPETGREVMMNDPRWLRAPTIFAAFQKAGAKVAVVTAKDKLRLLLGKGLVFDGSAVCFSSEKADKATLADNGIEDARRLTGLPVPDVYSAELSEFVFAAGVELLKSMKPDLMYLSTTDYIQHKHAPGTPRANDFYAMMDRYLGALDALGAIVVIVADHGMKDKHLANGEPDVIFLQDVLDTRFGAGKTKVILPITDPYVVHHGALGSFATVYLYGPEASDVLAFIASQPGIDVVLGRQEGSARFELPEDRMGDLIVVSGGKTHSKVIGTSRDKHDLSGLTEPLRSHGGLSEQEIPIIVNRKTQGLAGTLRNFDAFAIGCNHIAAGREKAA
- a CDS encoding 2-aminoethylphosphonate--pyruvate transaminase, with amino-acid sequence MTPATALSASFIPTFNGPEGQEDMPYLLTPGPLTTSRGVKIAMLADYGSRDVEFREIVKGIRVSLLDLAHCGPNYECVIMQGSGTFAIEAALGSFCPTKRYKTLVVCNGAYGERAAKILNRLGRPVVTLDKGDSEAPTPEDVVAALNADRTISHLWLVHCETTSGIINPIEAICKAVQGRALTIMVDAMSSFGAIPIDMTGWNIDVMVSSSNKCIEGVPGFAYVLVKRTVLEESEGHCHSTVLDLYEQWTVLQRTGQFRFTPPTHALVAFQKALQEYAHAGGLPARSARYKHNAELLVKGMRDMGIETLLSDDEAGPIIQTFLTPRDPNFHFETFYEALRQRGYAIYPGKLTKRPSFRIGTIGQIDEAVIRGALAAIRDVLAEMKVADMHPLES
- a CDS encoding LysR substrate-binding domain-containing protein, translating into MRYAQLKAFHAVAVNGGFSKAAGRLALTQPAISDHIRKLEEAYGAELFLRRRGGVELTAFARKLFAVTERMFEAEAEALELLSRAKGIEEGTLSIGADAATHVLPLVRRFLERYPKIQVRLVAGNSAQLLERLHRFEIDFAVIAEMPPQPTYHTELLRDDEIKAFTAATHPFARRAEISLAEFAQQPVVLREVGSATRGLLLTEIARRSLALANVMEIESREAAREAVAGGMGVGIISSAEIVPDARLHMLRFSDWQATMSEWLVCLAARADLQIIRAVLGLLRRRSR